One Halogeometricum sp. S1BR25-6 DNA segment encodes these proteins:
- a CDS encoding DUF7342 family protein: protein MSETDAADGPPPFEDAFASDDVEQRIYGTILQTREPTTASAIADSADCDPKTARKYLGWFDDLGIVTRHDGHPATYERNDAYFEWRRINQLAADHSVEELQDRVRELTTRITEYEEAYDAASPAAVDAVTAAEASDERTIDDVYSDLGDWATAREERDCYERARQQRTGSEREQASG from the coding sequence ATGTCCGAGACAGACGCCGCCGATGGGCCACCTCCCTTTGAGGATGCGTTCGCCAGCGACGACGTCGAACAACGCATCTACGGCACCATCCTGCAGACCCGCGAGCCGACGACGGCAAGCGCGATCGCCGACAGCGCCGACTGTGACCCCAAGACCGCCCGGAAGTATCTGGGCTGGTTCGACGACCTCGGCATCGTCACCCGACACGATGGCCATCCAGCCACCTACGAGCGTAATGACGCGTACTTCGAGTGGCGACGCATCAACCAGCTCGCAGCCGACCATTCTGTCGAGGAACTCCAGGATCGCGTTCGTGAGCTGACAACGCGCATCACCGAGTATGAGGAGGCGTACGACGCCGCGTCACCGGCTGCCGTCGACGCCGTTACCGCCGCGGAAGCCAGCGACGAACGGACCATCGACGACGTGTACAGCGACCTCGGCGACTGGGCGACCGCCCGCGAAGAGCGAGACTGCTACGAACGGGCGCGCCAGCAACGCACGGGTAGCGAACGCGAACAGGCATCCGGGTAG